In a single window of the Desulfovibrio sp. ZJ209 genome:
- a CDS encoding transporter substrate-binding domain-containing protein: MRQLLLLCLGLTIIGIQVLLGVQTFYPQACASREDTLGELLEEKTSVLDKIAPEDLAWLAANPIVTVGVDPNFYPLEMFDERGRYTGLGGDYLRLLSKMTGLDFRPLATSDWAATEELARQGKVDLFMAAAKTGRRSEYMLFTAPYITEPGIIMTRRGSGLDKADMSSLAGKKVAVVQDYSWHDFLKEFHPEVIAVPSATTLEALQKVAAGEADAVLDYEFNLLEKIQTGGILQMQTAGKVDSSYGHAVAVRRDRPELFNVITTALAQVTPQEREALAQKWLHQERPAGQERHWQWIFFFFVEASLLIFGLLWLYHAGVRKHTRELRARVASLEKRLAKEEKARVETPAGA; this comes from the coding sequence ATGCGACAGTTGCTGCTACTTTGCCTCGGCCTTACGATCATCGGCATCCAGGTGCTGCTCGGCGTGCAGACCTTTTACCCGCAGGCCTGCGCCAGCCGGGAGGATACACTGGGTGAGCTCCTTGAAGAGAAAACTTCCGTGCTCGACAAGATCGCCCCGGAAGACCTCGCGTGGCTTGCGGCGAACCCGATTGTCACCGTGGGCGTTGACCCCAACTTCTATCCTCTGGAAATGTTTGACGAACGCGGCCGCTATACCGGCCTCGGCGGCGATTATCTGCGCCTGCTCTCCAAGATGACGGGCCTTGACTTCCGGCCGCTGGCGACGAGCGACTGGGCCGCCACGGAGGAACTGGCGCGGCAAGGCAAGGTCGACCTCTTCATGGCCGCCGCCAAGACCGGGCGGCGCAGCGAGTACATGCTGTTCACCGCGCCCTATATCACCGAGCCGGGCATCATCATGACCCGGCGCGGCAGCGGCCTCGACAAGGCCGACATGAGCTCGCTCGCCGGCAAGAAGGTCGCCGTGGTGCAGGATTATTCCTGGCACGACTTCCTCAAGGAGTTCCACCCGGAGGTCATCGCCGTGCCCTCGGCCACCACGCTCGAGGCCCTGCAGAAAGTGGCCGCGGGCGAGGCCGACGCCGTTCTCGACTATGAATTCAACCTGCTGGAAAAGATCCAGACCGGCGGCATCCTCCAGATGCAGACCGCGGGCAAGGTGGATTCCTCCTACGGGCACGCCGTGGCCGTGCGCCGCGACCGGCCCGAGCTCTTCAACGTCATCACCACGGCCCTCGCGCAGGTGACCCCGCAGGAGCGCGAGGCCCTGGCGCAGAAATGGCTGCACCAAGAGCGCCCGGCCGGCCAGGAACGGCACTGGCAGTGGATCTTCTTCTTTTTCGTGGAGGCCTCACTACTCATCTTCGGGCTGCTCTGGCTCTACCATGCGGGCGTAAGAAAGCACACGCGCGAGCTGCGCGCCAGGGTGGCCTCGCTGGAAAAGCGCCTCGCCAAGGAAGAAAAGGCCCGCGTGGAAACACCGGCCGGCGCCTGA
- a CDS encoding APC family permease has product MGETPQHAIKGHEREELEKTLNPIEVLALALGAIVGWGCFILPAIRFLPDAGPMGTIIAFFVGALFQCIVALSYSFLVKPYPVAGGAFAYAYAGFGTRGAFVCGWALVLSYICVIAANAMALILLTRYLLPGVFDVGYLYSIAGWDINGGELAFVSTILLLFGWMNYRGMNAASTIQVILALALTAGVLVLATGTFLTDSASMENFQPLFAEDRSPLACVLVVLALTPWLYVGFDTIPQTAEEFKFSPAKARDLMLLSIICGAILYALVTLCVAGYIPYKDLLSQNHAWATGWVADQVFGRFGGVALTVPVLAGILTGMNGFFMATTRLLFSMGRSKFLPEFFASVHPRYNTPWKSVLFTLALCLVVPWFGRAALGWIVDMSAIGTAMAYLFTSMTAYKYLTRHPRIPEAAWGKPICLIGSATSIVCFFLLIFPSSPAAISVPSWIMLFIWVGLGGIFFANRRGELLHIPHSRLRYLLFGRSNCPVLFDPEEDEEEAPKEKTANAADR; this is encoded by the coding sequence ATGGGGGAAACGCCGCAGCATGCAATCAAGGGCCACGAACGCGAAGAGCTGGAAAAAACCCTCAACCCCATCGAAGTGCTCGCTCTCGCGCTCGGCGCCATCGTGGGCTGGGGCTGCTTCATCCTGCCCGCCATCCGCTTCCTGCCGGATGCGGGCCCCATGGGCACCATCATTGCCTTCTTTGTGGGCGCGCTGTTCCAGTGCATCGTTGCCCTGAGCTACAGCTTCCTCGTGAAACCCTACCCCGTGGCGGGCGGCGCCTTCGCCTACGCCTACGCGGGCTTCGGCACGCGGGGGGCCTTCGTGTGCGGCTGGGCGCTGGTGCTCAGCTATATATGCGTCATCGCGGCCAATGCTATGGCGCTCATCCTGCTCACGCGCTATCTCTTGCCCGGCGTCTTTGACGTGGGCTATCTCTATTCCATCGCCGGCTGGGACATCAACGGGGGCGAGCTGGCCTTCGTCTCCACCATTCTCCTGCTCTTCGGCTGGATGAACTACCGCGGCATGAACGCGGCGAGCACCATCCAGGTCATTCTCGCCCTGGCGCTCACGGCCGGCGTGCTCGTGCTCGCCACCGGCACCTTCCTCACCGACTCGGCGAGCATGGAGAACTTCCAGCCGCTCTTTGCTGAAGACCGCTCGCCGCTCGCCTGCGTCCTCGTGGTGCTGGCGCTCACGCCGTGGCTCTATGTGGGCTTTGACACCATCCCGCAGACCGCGGAGGAATTCAAGTTCTCGCCGGCCAAGGCACGCGACCTGATGCTGCTGTCCATCATTTGCGGCGCCATCCTTTACGCTCTGGTGACGCTGTGCGTGGCCGGCTACATCCCCTACAAGGATCTGCTCAGCCAGAACCACGCCTGGGCCACCGGCTGGGTGGCGGACCAGGTTTTCGGCCGCTTTGGCGGCGTGGCGCTCACCGTGCCGGTGCTCGCCGGCATCCTCACGGGCATGAACGGCTTTTTCATGGCCACCACGCGCCTGCTCTTCAGCATGGGGCGCAGCAAGTTTTTGCCGGAGTTTTTCGCCTCCGTGCATCCGCGCTACAACACGCCGTGGAAGAGCGTGCTCTTCACGTTGGCGCTCTGCCTCGTGGTGCCGTGGTTCGGGCGCGCGGCCTTGGGCTGGATCGTGGACATGTCGGCCATCGGCACGGCCATGGCCTATCTCTTCACCAGCATGACCGCCTACAAATACCTGACCCGGCATCCGCGCATCCCCGAAGCCGCCTGGGGCAAGCCCATCTGCCTCATCGGCTCGGCCACGTCCATCGTCTGCTTCTTCCTGCTCATTTTCCCGAGCTCCCCGGCCGCCATCAGCGTGCCCTCGTGGATCATGCTCTTTATCTGGGTGGGGCTCGGCGGCATCTTCTTCGCCAACCGGCGCGGCGAGCTCTTGCACATCCCGCATTCGCGCCTGCGCTATCTTCTTTTCGGCAGGAGCAACTGCCCTGTTCTCTTCGATCCCGAGGAAGACGAGGAAGAAGCCCCCAAGGAAAAGACGGCCAACGCCGCCGACCGCTGA
- a CDS encoding DMT family transporter, which yields MSGTVILLVLGAAFLHATWNIIVKGGENKLYETAMNALGGGLGALVILPFFPFPDRAAWGFLALSCCCHLTYYLCVAAAYRVADLTLGYTIMRGTAPMLTALALCLIGVPLGLAGWGGVILLCSGILTLALEQKLAHKGSLKGVLYSLRTSFVIMGYTLADGYGARLAGDSVSYTCWIFFLNIFPLHIYILARYGRDYLRYLKRRAVPGISGGLCGLGSYGIAIWAMTLAPIALVAALRETSVIFGMIMAVIFLGERLTLLRLTAILLVMAGAMIIRLG from the coding sequence ATGTCCGGCACAGTCATCCTTCTGGTGCTTGGCGCGGCCTTTCTCCACGCCACCTGGAACATCATCGTCAAGGGCGGCGAGAACAAGCTCTACGAGACGGCCATGAACGCCCTTGGCGGGGGCCTCGGGGCTCTCGTCATCCTGCCCTTTTTCCCCTTTCCCGACCGGGCGGCATGGGGATTCCTGGCGCTCTCCTGCTGCTGCCACCTCACCTATTATCTCTGCGTCGCCGCCGCCTACCGCGTGGCCGACCTCACCCTCGGCTACACCATCATGCGCGGCACCGCGCCCATGCTCACGGCGCTGGCGCTCTGTCTTATCGGGGTGCCGCTCGGGCTTGCCGGCTGGGGGGGCGTCATCCTGCTCTGCTCCGGCATCCTCACGCTGGCGCTGGAGCAGAAGCTGGCCCACAAGGGGAGCCTCAAGGGGGTGCTCTATTCCCTGCGCACGTCCTTCGTGATCATGGGCTACACGCTGGCCGACGGCTACGGCGCGCGGCTTGCCGGCGACAGCGTGAGCTACACCTGCTGGATCTTCTTCCTCAATATCTTTCCGCTCCATATCTACATCCTCGCGCGCTACGGGCGCGACTACCTGCGCTACCTGAAGCGACGGGCGGTGCCCGGCATTTCCGGCGGCCTGTGCGGGCTCGGCTCTTACGGCATCGCCATCTGGGCCATGACACTCGCTCCCATCGCCCTTGTGGCCGCCCTGCGCGAGACCTCGGTCATCTTCGGCATGATCATGGCCGTCATCTTTTTGGGCGAGCGGCTCACCCTGCTCCGGCTGACGGCCATCCTGCTCGTCATGGCCGGCGCCATGATCATCCGCCTCGGCTGA
- the folD gene encoding bifunctional methylenetetrahydrofolate dehydrogenase/methenyltetrahydrofolate cyclohydrolase FolD, whose protein sequence is MPAQILDGVAMSRDILASLGAEAAELRQKHGKAPGLVTILVGEDPASVSYVTRKARTAHALGFHEVQENCPESISEAELLALIERYNADPDIHGILVQLPLPAHIDETRVLHALDPKKDVDGFHPVNLGNLLIGGEAVTFRPCTPAGIQEMLVRSGVETAGAEVVIVGRSNIVGKPLSVMLGQKGPGANATVTLTHTATRELAAHCRRADVLIVAAGVPGLVKADWIKPGATVIDVGVNRVGFNETTGKAILAGDVDFAAAREVAGMITPVPGGVGPMTIAMLMQNTVRSARRHLGAATGKA, encoded by the coding sequence ATGCCAGCCCAGATCCTCGACGGCGTGGCCATGAGCCGCGACATCCTCGCCAGCCTCGGCGCCGAAGCAGCGGAACTCAGGCAAAAACACGGCAAGGCGCCGGGCCTCGTCACCATCCTCGTGGGCGAGGACCCGGCCTCGGTGAGCTACGTCACGCGCAAGGCGCGCACGGCGCATGCGCTCGGCTTTCACGAAGTGCAGGAGAATTGCCCGGAGAGCATCAGCGAAGCCGAGCTTCTGGCGCTCATCGAGCGCTACAACGCGGACCCGGACATCCACGGCATCCTCGTGCAACTGCCGTTGCCCGCGCACATCGACGAGACCCGCGTGCTCCACGCCCTCGACCCGAAGAAGGATGTGGACGGCTTCCACCCGGTGAACCTCGGCAACCTGCTCATCGGCGGCGAGGCCGTGACCTTCCGCCCGTGCACGCCGGCCGGCATCCAGGAAATGCTCGTGCGCTCCGGGGTGGAGACGGCGGGCGCCGAAGTGGTCATCGTGGGCCGCTCCAACATCGTGGGCAAGCCGCTCTCCGTGATGCTCGGCCAGAAAGGCCCTGGCGCCAACGCCACGGTGACGCTCACGCATACCGCCACGCGTGAGCTCGCCGCCCATTGCCGCCGCGCGGACGTGCTCATCGTGGCCGCGGGCGTGCCCGGCCTCGTCAAGGCGGACTGGATCAAGCCCGGCGCCACGGTCATCGACGTGGGCGTGAACCGCGTGGGCTTCAATGAAACAACGGGCAAGGCCATCCTCGCCGGCGACGTGGACTTCGCCGCCGCCCGCGAGGTGGCGGGCATGATCACGCCCGTGCCCGGCGGCGTGGGCCCCATGACCATCGCCATGCTCATGCAGAACACCGTGCGCTCGGCCAGGCGCCACCTGGGCGCGGCGACGGGGAAGGCATAG
- a CDS encoding formate--tetrahydrofolate ligase — protein MLDPKGHADWEIAQEAEKTMKTISQIGRDLGLEESELLPYGHYMGKVDFRKVLDRLDDRPNGKYIDVTAITPTPLGEGKSTTTIGLVQGLGRRGKRASAAIRQPSGGPTMGVKGSAAGGGLSQCIPLTQYSLGFTGDINAVMNAHNLAMVALTSRMQHERNYDDEKLLSLSKMPRLNIDPTNVNMGWVMDFCCQELRNIITGIDGVNGKSDGFMMRSRFDIAVSSEVMAILAISRDLADMRRRMGKIIVAYDRAGKPVTTADLEVDGAMTAWMVEAINPNLIQTIEGQPVFVHAGPFANIAIGQSSVIADRVGLKLSDYHVTESGFGADIGYEKFWNLKCHYSGLSPDAAVIVATVRALKSHGGAPVPVPGRPLPREYSEENVGYVEAGSCNLLHHIESVKKSGVSPVVCINAFVTDTPAEIARVRELCEAAGARVALSRHWELGGEGALELADAVMDACNEKTDFKPLYSWDMPFRERIELVAREIYGADGVDFSGEAEAKLQKIQEREDADEFGLCMVKTHLSLSDDPTLKGAPKGWRLKIRDVLIYGGAGFVVPVSGKITLMPGTGSNPAFRRVDVDTETGRVKGIF, from the coding sequence ATGCTTGACCCGAAAGGCCACGCCGACTGGGAAATCGCCCAGGAAGCCGAAAAGACCATGAAGACCATCTCCCAGATCGGGCGCGACCTGGGCCTCGAGGAAAGCGAGCTTCTGCCCTACGGGCACTACATGGGCAAGGTGGACTTCCGCAAGGTGCTCGACCGCTTGGACGACCGGCCCAACGGCAAATACATCGATGTCACGGCCATCACGCCCACGCCCCTCGGCGAGGGCAAGTCCACCACCACCATCGGCCTCGTGCAGGGGCTGGGCCGGCGAGGCAAGCGCGCCTCCGCGGCCATCCGCCAGCCTTCCGGCGGCCCCACCATGGGCGTCAAGGGCTCGGCGGCGGGTGGGGGCCTTTCGCAGTGCATCCCGCTGACACAATATTCCCTCGGCTTCACGGGCGACATCAACGCCGTCATGAACGCCCACAATCTCGCCATGGTGGCGCTCACCTCGCGCATGCAGCACGAGCGCAACTACGATGACGAGAAGCTGCTCTCGCTCTCGAAGATGCCACGGCTCAACATCGACCCCACCAATGTGAACATGGGCTGGGTCATGGATTTCTGTTGCCAGGAGCTGCGCAACATCATCACCGGCATCGACGGGGTGAACGGCAAGTCGGACGGCTTCATGATGCGCTCGCGCTTCGACATCGCGGTCTCGAGCGAGGTCATGGCCATCCTCGCCATCTCGCGCGACCTCGCGGACATGCGGCGGCGCATGGGCAAGATCATCGTGGCCTATGACCGCGCGGGCAAGCCCGTCACCACCGCCGACCTTGAGGTGGACGGCGCCATGACCGCCTGGATGGTGGAGGCCATCAACCCCAACCTCATCCAGACCATCGAGGGCCAGCCCGTCTTCGTGCATGCCGGGCCTTTCGCCAATATCGCCATTGGCCAGAGCTCGGTCATCGCCGACCGCGTGGGCCTCAAGCTCAGCGACTACCACGTCACGGAGTCCGGCTTCGGCGCGGACATCGGCTATGAGAAGTTCTGGAACCTCAAGTGCCATTACAGCGGCCTTTCGCCGGACGCGGCCGTCATCGTGGCCACGGTGCGCGCGCTCAAGAGCCACGGCGGGGCGCCCGTGCCCGTGCCGGGCCGGCCGCTGCCCCGCGAATATTCCGAAGAAAACGTGGGCTATGTGGAAGCTGGCAGCTGCAACCTTTTGCACCACATCGAGAGCGTCAAGAAGTCCGGCGTGTCGCCGGTGGTCTGCATCAACGCCTTCGTCACCGACACCCCGGCCGAGATCGCCAGGGTGCGCGAGCTCTGCGAGGCCGCCGGCGCGCGCGTGGCACTTTCGCGCCACTGGGAACTTGGCGGCGAGGGCGCGCTGGAGCTGGCCGACGCCGTCATGGACGCCTGCAACGAAAAGACCGACTTCAAGCCACTCTACAGCTGGGACATGCCCTTCAGGGAACGCATCGAGCTCGTGGCGCGCGAGATCTACGGCGCGGACGGCGTGGACTTTTCCGGCGAGGCCGAGGCCAAGCTCCAAAAGATCCAGGAGCGCGAGGACGCCGACGAGTTCGGCCTGTGCATGGTGAAGACGCACCTTTCGCTCTCGGACGACCCCACCCTCAAGGGCGCGCCCAAGGGCTGGCGCCTCAAGATCCGCGACGTGCTCATCTATGGCGGCGCGGGCTTCGTGGTGCCCGTTTCGGGCAAGATCACCCTCATGCCCGGCACAGGCTCCAACCCGGCCTTCCGGCGCGTGGACGTGGACACCGAGACCGGCCGCGTCAAGGGCATTTTCTAG
- a CDS encoding DUF362 domain-containing protein: MASTVYFTGMHSRSLDNNKCAKVARLCDALQLKKVLKRNDLAAVKIHFGEYGNDTHIKPMFARVAVDKMKAAGVKPFLTDTTTLYSGTRHNAVDHLHTAYLHGFTPETVGAPVIIADGLYGEEDVPVRINCKHFKEVRIAAAIRRAPSMVVLSHFKGHEMAGFGGAIKNLAMGGASVAGKRDQHGVHVQIDESLCVGCGRCVKVCPQKALSLVNGKSHVDVSRCIGCFECITVCPVRPNKAISIDWSAEMVPFVERLTEYAYGVVKGKQKHICYINFVLNVTPDCDCVGWSDMPLVPDLGILASMDPVALDQACYDLVNKAPAFDPKIADAKTDKFTARWPHTRGEVQLSYGEAIGLGSREYKLEKI, from the coding sequence ATGGCATCCACGGTTTACTTTACCGGCATGCACAGCCGCTCGCTGGACAACAACAAGTGCGCCAAGGTGGCGCGGCTCTGCGACGCGCTCCAGCTGAAAAAAGTCCTCAAGCGCAATGACCTCGCCGCGGTCAAGATCCACTTCGGCGAATACGGCAACGACACCCACATCAAGCCCATGTTCGCGCGCGTCGCCGTGGACAAGATGAAGGCCGCGGGCGTAAAGCCCTTCCTCACCGACACCACCACCCTCTATTCCGGCACGCGGCACAATGCCGTGGACCATCTCCACACCGCCTACCTGCACGGCTTCACGCCCGAGACCGTGGGCGCGCCGGTCATCATCGCCGACGGCCTCTACGGCGAGGAGGACGTGCCCGTGCGCATCAACTGCAAGCACTTCAAGGAAGTGCGCATCGCCGCCGCCATCCGCCGCGCGCCCTCCATGGTGGTGCTTTCGCACTTCAAGGGGCACGAGATGGCCGGCTTCGGCGGGGCCATCAAGAACCTCGCCATGGGCGGCGCCTCGGTGGCCGGCAAGCGCGACCAGCACGGCGTGCATGTGCAGATCGACGAGTCCCTCTGCGTGGGCTGCGGCCGCTGCGTCAAGGTGTGCCCGCAAAAGGCGCTCTCGCTCGTCAACGGCAAGAGCCATGTGGACGTGAGCCGCTGCATCGGCTGTTTCGAGTGCATCACCGTCTGTCCGGTGCGCCCGAACAAGGCCATCAGCATCGACTGGAGCGCCGAGATGGTGCCCTTTGTGGAGCGCCTCACCGAATACGCGTACGGCGTGGTCAAAGGCAAGCAGAAGCACATCTGCTATATCAATTTCGTCCTCAATGTCACGCCGGACTGTGACTGCGTGGGCTGGAGCGACATGCCCCTCGTGCCGGACCTCGGCATCCTCGCCTCCATGGACCCGGTGGCGCTGGACCAGGCCTGCTACGACCTCGTGAACAAGGCCCCGGCCTTTGACCCCAAGATCGCCGACGCCAAGACGGACAAGTTCACCGCCCGCTGGCCGCACACGAGGGGCGAGGTGCAGCTGAGCTACGGCGAGGCCATCGGCCTCGGCAGCCGCGAATACAAACTGGAAAAGATCTAG
- a CDS encoding alanine racemase, which yields MHIRNLSTPALLLDEARMERNIRRLAERLDALGVGFRLHGKTLKCAEAARRGMATPEGPLAVSTLAEAEWFAERGVADICYAVGIAPGKFGRALALRQRGTALTLLLDSVEAARALAAFGEARGHAFDVLLEVDCDGHRAGFAPQDAALVEAAAILTAHGQRVAGVLTHAGSAYDLAAPSARAFAALAEQERAAAVAAAEALRAAGHACPVVSVGSTPTALFGEDFSGVTEVRAGVHMVQDLVMAGLGVCAVEDIALSVLCTVIGRRGRDGALVTDAGWTALSRDTGLPGRFAQFGYGLVMDGDGVLLPGLMVTETNQEHGIVSAAPGTPVPALPVGTLLRILPVHACATASGFDAVHLCRGAEAEARWPRCRGW from the coding sequence TTGCATATCCGGAATCTTTCCACCCCCGCTCTCCTGCTGGACGAAGCCCGCATGGAGCGCAATATCCGGCGCCTCGCTGAACGCCTCGACGCGCTGGGCGTGGGCTTTCGCCTGCACGGCAAGACCCTCAAGTGCGCGGAGGCCGCGCGCCGGGGCATGGCCACTCCCGAAGGCCCGCTCGCCGTCTCCACCCTCGCCGAGGCGGAATGGTTTGCGGAGCGGGGCGTTGCCGATATATGCTATGCCGTGGGCATCGCCCCGGGCAAGTTCGGGCGCGCCCTGGCGCTGCGCCAACGCGGGACGGCGCTCACCCTGCTGCTCGACAGCGTGGAGGCGGCGCGGGCGCTGGCGGCTTTCGGGGAGGCCCGGGGCCATGCCTTCGACGTACTGCTGGAGGTGGATTGCGACGGCCACCGCGCGGGATTCGCGCCACAGGACGCCGCCCTTGTGGAAGCGGCGGCCATTTTGACGGCCCATGGCCAGCGCGTGGCCGGCGTGCTCACCCACGCCGGTTCGGCCTATGACCTTGCGGCGCCCTCGGCCCGGGCTTTCGCGGCGCTGGCGGAGCAGGAACGCGCCGCGGCCGTGGCTGCTGCCGAGGCCCTGCGCGCTGCAGGGCACGCCTGCCCGGTGGTAAGCGTTGGCTCCACGCCCACGGCACTCTTTGGAGAAGATTTTTCAGGCGTCACGGAAGTGCGCGCCGGCGTCCACATGGTGCAGGATCTCGTCATGGCCGGCCTTGGCGTCTGCGCCGTGGAGGACATCGCCCTCTCGGTGCTCTGCACGGTCATCGGGCGGCGCGGGCGCGACGGGGCCCTCGTGACGGACGCGGGCTGGACGGCCCTTTCCCGCGATACGGGCCTTCCCGGCCGCTTCGCCCAGTTCGGCTACGGGCTCGTCATGGACGGGGACGGCGTCCTCCTGCCCGGCCTTATGGTGACGGAGACCAACCAGGAGCACGGCATCGTCAGCGCGGCGCCGGGCACGCCCGTCCCCGCGCTCCCCGTGGGGACGCTGTTGCGCATCCTGCCCGTCCACGCCTGCGCCACAGCTTCGGGTTTTGATGCCGTCCACCTCTGCCGCGGGGCGGAGGCGGAAGCAAGGTGGCCGCGCTGCCGGGGCTGGTAG
- the rfbF gene encoding glucose-1-phosphate cytidylyltransferase: MQTIIMCGGKGTRLREETAIKPKPMVEIGGRPVLWHIMSIYARFGFRDFVLPLGYKGEVIKQYFHDYRSRNADFTVDLKTGNITVHPTFIEDWRVTLCDTGQETLKGGRLKRVARYIEGDRFMVTYGDGVADIDIDRLLEFHKKAGTIGTFTGVRMPSRFGTVRTGEDGKIISWEEKPVLNEYINCGFFVFERAFLDYLSEDEGCDLEKEPLQQLAAEGQLSMYPHPGEWQCMDTLRDAIHLNKLWDSGRAFWA, translated from the coding sequence ATGCAGACCATCATCATGTGCGGCGGCAAGGGCACGCGCCTGCGCGAGGAGACGGCCATCAAGCCCAAGCCCATGGTGGAGATCGGTGGGCGCCCCGTGCTCTGGCACATCATGTCCATCTATGCGCGCTTCGGCTTCAGGGATTTTGTGCTGCCCCTGGGCTACAAGGGCGAGGTCATCAAGCAGTATTTCCACGACTACCGCAGCCGCAACGCGGACTTCACGGTGGACCTCAAGACAGGCAACATCACCGTGCACCCCACCTTTATTGAGGACTGGCGCGTCACCCTCTGCGACACCGGGCAGGAGACCCTCAAGGGCGGCCGCCTCAAGCGCGTGGCCCGCTATATTGAGGGCGACCGATTCATGGTCACCTATGGCGACGGCGTGGCGGACATCGACATCGACCGCCTGCTGGAATTCCACAAGAAAGCGGGCACCATCGGCACCTTCACCGGCGTGCGCATGCCCTCGCGCTTCGGCACCGTGCGCACCGGCGAGGACGGCAAGATCATCTCTTGGGAAGAAAAGCCGGTGCTCAACGAATATATCAATTGCGGCTTCTTCGTTTTCGAGCGCGCCTTCCTTGACTACCTGAGCGAAGACGAGGGCTGCGACCTTGAGAAAGAGCCTCTCCAGCAACTGGCGGCCGAGGGGCAGCTTTCCATGTATCCGCACCCCGGCGAATGGCAGTGCATGGACACCCTGCGCGATGCCATCCACCTTAATAAGCTCTGGGACAGCGGCCGGGCCTTCTGGGCCTGA
- the rfbG gene encoding CDP-glucose 4,6-dehydratase has protein sequence MFADLYGGRRVFVTGHTGFKGSWLSAWLLALGARAAGFSLGVPTTPSHFEALDLARRMEDLRGDIRDRAAVTRAMQGFAPEVVFHLAAQALVRRSYEDPAGTIEANALGTMNVLEAVRACPSVKAVVVITSDKCYRNEEWVWGYRETDHLGGADPYSASKGCAEIIAHSYFQSFFAAGPGCATVRAGNVIGGGDWAADRIVPDCARAWAEHRPVAIRSPWATRPWQHVLEPLSGYLWLGARLLDNNAGLRAGAEAPFDPRGQAYNFGPAADVNNTVAEVVEALAVHWPGFKSEMDAAGHAGKKESTLLKLCCDKALAELAWKATLDFEETIRYTAEWYARYYEGGAGKGAMWDYTQGQITAYGGKAAHRGLAWAH, from the coding sequence ATGTTCGCTGACCTCTACGGCGGGCGCCGGGTCTTCGTCACCGGGCACACGGGCTTCAAGGGTTCCTGGCTCTCGGCATGGCTGCTGGCGCTCGGCGCGCGCGCGGCCGGCTTTTCTCTCGGCGTGCCGACAACGCCCTCGCATTTCGAGGCGCTGGACCTCGCCCGGCGCATGGAAGACCTGCGCGGCGACATCCGCGACCGGGCGGCAGTCACCCGCGCCATGCAGGGCTTTGCGCCCGAGGTGGTCTTCCACCTTGCGGCGCAGGCGCTGGTGCGCCGCTCCTATGAAGACCCGGCCGGCACCATCGAGGCCAATGCGCTCGGCACCATGAACGTGCTCGAGGCCGTGCGCGCCTGCCCCTCGGTGAAGGCCGTGGTGGTCATCACCTCGGACAAGTGCTACCGCAACGAGGAGTGGGTCTGGGGTTACCGTGAGACCGACCACCTGGGCGGCGCCGACCCCTATTCGGCCTCCAAGGGCTGCGCGGAGATCATCGCCCACTCGTATTTCCAGAGCTTTTTTGCGGCGGGCCCGGGCTGCGCCACCGTGCGCGCCGGCAATGTCATCGGCGGCGGCGACTGGGCGGCCGACCGCATCGTGCCCGACTGCGCCCGCGCCTGGGCTGAGCACAGGCCTGTCGCCATCCGCAGCCCCTGGGCCACGCGGCCGTGGCAGCATGTGCTCGAACCGCTCTCCGGCTATCTCTGGCTCGGGGCGCGCCTGCTCGACAACAATGCCGGCCTCCGCGCCGGGGCCGAGGCGCCCTTCGACCCGCGCGGGCAGGCCTACAATTTCGGGCCCGCCGCCGACGTGAACAATACCGTCGCCGAGGTGGTGGAAGCGCTCGCCGTGCACTGGCCCGGCTTCAAGAGCGAGATGGACGCCGCCGGCCACGCGGGCAAGAAGGAGTCCACCCTGCTCAAGCTCTGCTGCGACAAGGCGCTGGCCGAGCTTGCATGGAAAGCGACCCTCGATTTTGAAGAGACCATCCGTTACACGGCGGAGTGGTACGCCCGCTATTATGAGGGCGGCGCGGGCAAGGGCGCCATGTGGGACTACACGCAAGGGCAGATCACGGCCTATGGCGGCAAGGCGGCGCATCGCGGCCTCGCCTGGGCGCACTGA
- a CDS encoding dTDP-4-dehydrorhamnose 3,5-epimerase family protein: MEGDVITTGIEGALYQPLKVIPTPGGPVLHMLRPGSPLMPDFAGGFGEIYFSEVFPGAVKAWKRHTRQTQLFAVPMGLLRIVLYDDRAASPTRGALVERRLGRPGEYGLLRIPPLVWYGFTAEGSAPALICNCADMPHDPAEGERLAPDDPAIPYAWPSPGVASARS; this comes from the coding sequence ATGGAAGGCGATGTCATCACCACGGGCATCGAGGGCGCGCTGTACCAGCCGCTCAAGGTCATTCCCACGCCCGGGGGGCCGGTGCTGCATATGCTGCGCCCCGGTTCGCCGCTTATGCCCGATTTTGCCGGCGGCTTCGGGGAGATCTATTTTTCCGAGGTGTTCCCCGGCGCGGTCAAGGCATGGAAGCGGCACACCCGCCAGACCCAGCTGTTCGCCGTGCCCATGGGCCTTCTGCGCATCGTCCTCTATGACGACAGGGCGGCCTCGCCCACGCGGGGCGCCCTTGTGGAGCGCCGCCTCGGGCGCCCCGGCGAGTACGGGCTTCTGCGCATCCCGCCCCTCGTGTGGTACGGCTTCACCGCCGAGGGAAGCGCCCCCGCGCTCATCTGCAACTGCGCGGACATGCCCCACGACCCGGCGGAGGGCGAACGCCTTGCGCCGGACGACCCGGCCATCCCCTATGCGTGGCCTTCGCCCGGGGTCGCTTCCGCGCGTTCCTGA